The genomic DNA gCACCAGGGGAAAGACCTGCTCTTTCCAGCCCTTCCTGTCTCTCATTTTCTAGATCTGAACTGTGTGAGCAGTGTTTGCTGTTGAAGTGTACCTGAAGGATCCTTTTCTTTCCCATTGCAGACCACATAACCATTCAGCTGGTGGTACGCTTTCGTAGCGTTTTCATTGCTTCAACAGCATTCTCTTTCTATGATTGCATGGCAGTGGCGTCTCTGAGGAAATTGGCACCGTAAGTCCATGAGGACAACCTCTCTTTACCAAACCATTCCCTCAACATTGTAATTGcttcaaagcatttttaaaaaatctgttggCCCTCCTCAACAACAGTTCTGCTGTTCTTGTTTTCAGATGCCAGGGGTGTGTGAGCAGCCATTGGGGGTGTAACTGGTGTGTCCATCAACATCTCTGCACTCATAAAACCATCTGTGAGGAAGGAGCCATTATCTACAATGAAAAGGTTTGTCTTTCATTACTCACACATCTGCCACTCACTTGGTTGAACTGAcagaggagtatatcacacggagctttttggtggtgttgtggctcagttccagattacttccgaagtgattgcacttccaaggatgcggtttcatgtcataaactgACTGTTTTATTAGACAGTCCAGAGACCTCTGGCGGCCCTCAGAAGCCAAGCAGCCTCCATGCCCGCCTCCTAGCACTCGGGAATGATGGTGGAACCGGCCGCAGCCTCCACAGCCTCAGGCCTAGCCTTAGCTCTCTGGCTTGGGCCTATTTCTAGCCATTCCCCAACCCTTCTCCATGGGGACCTTAGTGGTTCTTCTTCCTCCAACTCATTTGGAACTTATGGTCTCAAAGGGTCCTCAACAGTggcctccttttcatcctggagagaagtgaccagtgggtcccacagggatctgtcctgggcccagtgctattcaacatctttataatgaCTGGAtaaagaatagaaggcatgcttatcaaatctgaagatgacaccaaattaggagaagtagctaatacccagaagacaggatcaaaattcaagaaaaccttcatagattagaaagctgtccAAAGCTAAGAAATGAATTTcaaatggagaaatgtaaggtactgaacttaggcagaaaaatgaaatgcacaaaatgcgatgggggacacctggcttaacaagactacatgtgaagggatctaggagtccaatagACGACAAGTTGAACTGATAACAGTGATatgtgcagctaaaaaggccaatgccattttaggtGCATCAATAATGTATgtcctagatcaagagaagtaatagtgccactattcaagatggtgaagggtctggaaccatgtcctatgaggaacgcttagtgagctggggatgtttagcctggagaagaagaaagttaacaggtgatatgatagccctgtttaaatatttgaaaggatgtcatattgaggaaggaacaagcttgcTTCTATGCTCTAGAGAATAAAaacgagcaatggatgcaagctccaggaaaagagattccacctcaacattagaggaacttcctgacaggtaAGGGCTGTTTTGACAGTAAcacactcttcctcagagtgtatggagtctccttctttggagggcctttaagcagaggctggatgccatctgttgggggatgcttgattgggagttcctgcatgacaaatgggttggactggatgcccttgcggcctcttccaacgctatgattctatgaattcccaGGTTTTcctaatagcactgagccagggcagttaaactggtctcaaactgggtttatccttcagttgttttggaccttaggctGCCATTGTGGTGGCAGCAGGCTCCCTGCCCCTTCACCATGGGGAGATTGGTTGTTTGTTGTTCCTCCAACTGATTTGTGACTTATGGCCATCCTgtcttgggtttttcttggcaaggtttcttcaaagttttttttttttgccatggcaacctctgaggctgagagagtgtgacttggccaaagtcaccagtgggttccatggccgagcggggatccGACCCCTgccctccagagttgtaggccaacattcaaaccactatgacactcTGGTTTCTTCATACTTAATGCTTCttgtatctatctatttatttatttatttaggtatttatatcccgccttcagtcctaatggctctcagggcggcttacatttattatttttatcagaCAGttcctgcccgcaggcttacaatctaaaagacatgacccaaaggagaagggaatggtgagggcgGGGGAGGGGatcagtccagcattcttctctcccctgaggcctggaccaaagcagatggaccggagggagggctctgcttctttaggcaggcctggtggagctagcctgccgctctccccttccagatggtggctgaagggagggctggtcttcttttgaggaaggcagttggagctcgcctgcctctctctccccttccagatggtggctgaagggagggctggtcctcttcgagtATCTATTCTCACCCATCTCTAATCTAGATGTctgtattgttgtgtgcttcatgACATTTCTCACAGTGATACTATCAAGACTTTAAATCAGATTGTCATTTCCAATAGAATAAAGAGAATATACTCACAAAtttgagagccatcatggtgaactggtttgaatgttggaccatgactggAGACCACGTTCAAATCCCGTTTCCATTTGATGCCCTACATATCTTGGgcatcacacactctcaacctcagaagatggcaatggcaaaccactctgaagaaacgCAGAAGTTCATGTAGGTCGCATAGGAAGACGACTTGAAGGCCACACAAGATGTGAGGAGATGACAAACAGTAACTCGAATTACCTCCGCATGGTATTAAATCAACAATTAAAACTAGCTGCTTAATATACAGCTAAAGTATAGACTGAACTACAGAATCAGCAGATTAAAACAAATCAGACAAACTTTTTAAAACCACTAGTATTAAAGGATGGATGACTGGTGAGGCCTACTGCAGCTAAAatagccaatgtaattctaggctgcatcaatagaagtatagatcaagggacgtaatagtcccactctgttctgctttgggcaggcgtcacctggaatactgcgtccagttctgggcacaacagaAAGGATGTTAGAAAACTGGAgagtatccaaaggagggcaactaaaatgagaAGGTCTGGAAAatatgccttagggagctggggatgtttagctggagaagagaggttaaggggtgatatgatagccctgtttaaatatttgaagggtgtcatattgaggatggagcaagcttgttgtgctgttgctccagagaataggacctggagcaatggatgcaagctccaggaaaagagattccacctaacatagCAGTAAGAGCAGTTGACagggaagatgctcccttggagggtggtggagtctccttctttggaggttttaaacagaggctggccatcttttggggttgctttgattcatgttcctgcatggcaaaagtgggactggatggcccttgaggtctcttccaactctatggttctatgattattattatgtggcTGCCCTAGCAGGCAAAATGTCTTGGTGCCCTAAGCAACAGAAATAAGACTGAGAGCGTGCATGAAACAGTCTCACTAAATTGTATTGGGATACACATGAAAATTATTCGTAAGTGAATAATTCACTTGGTTATTAAAGGACTATTGCATATTTTTGAGAGGGTTTTCTGGGGGGGAAAATGAACCACCAGCTATTTTGGAAAGTTGCTGCTAACTCCAACTACAGCACTGTCTAGATCAGTCTAGAGAAACATGCAAAATCAGAGCCATTTAAGTAACTATGAGAAATTCGTGAGTTCAATACACAAACGAGACTGGAAGATATCATTGAATATCCGCCACTGTGGTGCCCTTAAAATAATATAATGCTTTATGCACACACTGGTTCTTAAATGTAATCAAGAGCCCACACACAACAGCCTTGTGAACCTAGCTGCAGTACTACACCACTTACCTAGGAGGACCTCCGTTCAACTCGAGGGATATACGTCTCATGATACACATATAAAAGCATGCTGTTATTTGCTTAGTTAAGACAGCATCAGCTTGGCACCTTGTTGATGATGTGGACTACATTCCCATCAGCCACAAGTGAATGGGGGCCATGGGTTTTGTAGTCCTGGAGATTCAGAGAGCATCCGGTGTGAAAGGATGAATCAGCCAGTTTTTCTCCAATTGTGTATTTgcaaggtgaccaggtgtcctccctTTTCaggatatgtcctccatttcagccttttgtccaggaggaatttaaaaatgtcctccatttgaagcagactaagaagcatgaatttacatttatgttggtgcttttagctttttattAGTCTACCCTAGATTTTTCTTATGTCCTCCAGTTTGCGGTGCCTTCTCCTTTGTTGTAGTTAGGACATGATCTTTCACCCTGCTTATCTGCTGCTACCTGGTCATTACTGTCCTTTCCATTGACCATCAAGTGATAAAGTACAAAATTCTTCTCCTCTTATTACCTCACTTCCTGAAATAGAAGCTGGGATATCTTTCCTTGTTACATAAACAAAGTCTGGATCAGTGATTCTGGGACTCCTGATCCAAAACAATTTAACTGTTTTGCAACAAACTTTcaatcagtgattctcaaacaaAGGACAGAGCGCTTTATCAGTGTTTCCAAGATGAAGGAAACCATGAGGGGGGCCTTTCCCCTGACAACCCTTGTGAAGTTCTCAATGTTCTGGCAATGCTGccagaggtctttaagcagaggctggatggccatctgtcggggatgctttgattgagagttcctgcatggcagggggtgaattggatggcccttgcggtctcttccaacctatgattctattatcccgTTTATGAACTACCCATGCAGAAGTAGCATTATGGATGCAGAGTGACAGTCTGAGCATTACCCAAGCAAGATATCTGACAGTAGTGGAAGCAGAATTGAGCATCTCCACATGTGGGTATTTATGCTGCACTGAGGGGATTGGATTGCAATCTATATGCTCAGACTTGTCTGTTATAAGCAAAATAATGAAGGAAAAGTTCTGAGCTGACAGAATAGACTGACCATTTCGAAAGTGTAGAGGATAGTATCAGATTACTTTTTCCCCTTATATGAAAAGTATTCCCATCACTCAGCAAACTAGTTTGCTACGGAGAAAATATTAGACTacagtattctgctttggacCAAAGGTGCTTTGGGTTGGGGTGGGGTGGTgaaggattttggaatatctctattccatatacatacataatgagctaTCGGGAGATGGGCCCAggtttaaacacaaaattaatttatgtttcatttacatcTTATAAACAGagcctgaaggaaattttatacaataattttaataattttgtgcatgaaacaaagtttgtgtacactgaattatCAGAAAACAAATATGTCACTAtccagccatccatgaaaaaagttttggttttggagtatttcagatttcaggattccggaaagaaagaggcagcctgtacacacaccacacacacacacacaacactcatacacacacatagatatataaAAACTCCCTGAAAGTTACAGGCAGATATCTGTCATTTCAATGAAGAAGCTATTTTGTTAACAGAGGAGCATTCAAGATCAAACAAACACAGACTATCAAAAACATACATTGGAGGGTCTATTTAAATGCTGGTGGTCTAGCAGAACAATCGTATGCCTGTTTACTCAAAAGGCTCACTATGTTCAGTGGGCTTACATGGGATTGCTGCCTTAAGTGTCCTAGTAAAGTACTAATGCTAATATTATAGGAAGGAGAAACAAACTCACAAATCCAATGAAATGATACATCAGTGGGAAACAATCCTCCCAGAGTAAAAAATCCAGGAGGTTTGTCACCCTAGATCAGGGTTGGCAACTgcagcctgcgggccggatgcggcctggcaaggccttgggaccgcccagcccagtcctgctgccgattgccgcggggcctttggcctcttgcgcgcagggtcaaggggggcaattgtctatagacgcctcagaaacatgcattatattaacatttttaaaaaatcagcaaatttttttgcgtgtccttcacttttttaaaaaaagtgtccaccatttgaaaatgttgtcctacatttgtcccggtttatttatttatttacatttttaaaaattatttaattatttattttttggcttcggccccacCCCACAGTTGGNNNNNNNNNNNNNNNNNNNNNNNNNcagttgtctgagggacagcaacccggcccccggctcaaaacagttgcctacccctgccctagatgaAAAGTAGTTAGAATAACATAGAAGTGAAACTTGGGAACTGAAACATGCCTCACTGAAATAGCAGCAACATGGCTATGTTGAAGAAAATAATCACCAAACTCTCAGATTTCTTTTAGAATTTCAAAAAGGATAGTGAGTTCCAACAACCCACAATTATGAAAAAAGCCACAGTATTGCAGCCTCATTTATATTACTGTTTGGCGTTATGGCCCCCTTCATCCCAATCCCAATATAAGGATGACAAAGTAATGTTGAAAATTGCACAGAGGACAAAATGATCTTTACACTCACGTGTAGGCAATCGGTGGACAAAATGTATGTCCCATGGCTACTTCGTGGCCCAGCAAACCCCAGCAACTATTCCCTACAGTTCAGGGGATCTACAAGAAGCAGATGACTGGAAGCAGTGATCTTTATTGGGATGGGGGGAGAGTTGCACAGTTAAAACCCCTCTTCTCATCCTCATGAAGATTGCTGTTCTCCactgctaataaataaataaatgttaagccAAACTAGCTACAATGATAGACTTGTTTAAATACAGGTCTGCTACCATATGAGtgttttgaacattggattaggattctgggagaccaagattcaaatccctgtttatcATGGGCAAATctaactctctcagcctcagaggcagacaGTGGAAAACTCctaaataaatcctgccaagataaCCCAAGGATAaagccaccataaatcagagttgacttgaagtcacatatcagagacttagggagctgggtatgtttagcttggagaatagATGGATAAGAgacaatatgacagccctgtttcagtatttgaaggggtgtcatattgagaatggagcaagcctgtttctgctgctccacagaatagggcccggagcaatggatgcaagctacaagaaaagagattccacctaaacattaggagaaacttcctgacagtaagagctgttcaacagtggaagactctCCCTTgcagtgtgatggagtctcctcatttggaggtttttaaacagaggctggatagccatctgttgggtatgctttgattgtgagttcttgcatggcagggggttgaactagatggccctcatggtctcttccaactctatgattttaggatTCTATGAACAGTACCATCATAAAGTTGAATGGGATGGCTGGCCCACATCTCCCCTTGCTTTCTCTCTCAGCTGAACTGCAATACTAGAAGTGAAGTTAGCTGGAACAAAAGCACTCAGTGGAACTAAGTGGCAGATATTATGTTTTAGATCCTGACAACTGCATTAATTTCTTAAAAGGAAAAGTAGGTCTTGTACATGATGGAGACAGCACTGTATGTAAGCAAGCAGGTTTTCTGCTATGAGAACTAGCTTGGTCATTAAACCGGGCTTTCCAGCTTAGAAAATACAGACAAGAGATGTGACAAAGGTTCAAGAGCAGTGGGGGAagtatgaaatgaaataaaatatgagcAAAATACAAGCTTGGAAAGACAATGCATCTTTAACTGTTGAAATTTCAGTGGACAATGCTAGCCAACACCAGCTATCTTACTGTTTGAAATGAAGACAGTTACAGTGGTCATTGGCTAAATTAATATCTAATTAGTATTTATCAGCTTGCTGTTTAGAGAGCTACTGAGGCCCAAATGCCTCATCCTGGACATCTTTCTCCATGCAAGCCATGATGGCAAAGATGGCCACCGAGACTGCCAGTATACAGGCGGTCACCGGGTCACCTCATAATGCTTCATTTTGAAGCAGAGCACCTTAAAGTGGGGGAATTAACTCTGAGAAAGAAACTGGGTGGAAGACTACTGTACTATTTTACCAATATGGGAAAGCAGCACTGGTGGGGATTTGGAGCAACCAGCATGGCATCTCAAAGCAGTGCCAGGGGCTCTCCTGGTTGCtcggggggtggggtggggtattGTCTATGTAATTTGCTGTCTCTCCTgctctgctgcctgaggtggggCTTTCACACTGCCTAATGTAGGAACCAGCCCTAAGATTACACagtgagtctcccttacccaaaatgctaggAAGCAGAAgggtttttgattttggaattttttggattttggaatatttgcatatacacaatgagctaccttggagatgggatcaaGTCTAAAcccaacattcatttatgtttcatatacatctttatacacataggctgaaggtaattttacacccaatatttttaaataattttgtgcatgaaacaaagtttgtgtacactgaaccaccagaaagcaaaagtgtcactatctcagccacctatgtggatgATTTAGGagtattttgtatttcagataagagagactcgaCCTGTACCACTAAAGTAACTGGCCTTTCAAGGGATTCTATAAATGCACTGGAATACATTTGTTGGTGACCTCGACGTTCCATTTTCAGAAATGGCACCTCCTTGATCAGATACTAGGGGCCAATAACAAGCATGAGTGCTGCCTTCCTACCCTACTGTAAACATCTCTGTGGCATGTGGCTAAGAGAGAATGCGGAATCAAAGAGGATGTCGATCTGACCCAGGAACTCAAGGCACTATTGCAGAACACATGTTGAAGGATATAGAACAACAGTGCAGCTTTATTACTCTTAAAagattacctttttttttttacagaacctGGTCACATattaagtgtattttaaaaaacctttgacTTTTACATCAAACACTGCATTCCTTTGGAAACAAGGATGGAAGGGAAACTAATGTAggtacacttaaaaaaaaaaccagtaatAAGAAATCTAAATGTACATTGCTGGCAGACGTTTCCACAACTTTAAAGTTGCAGGGCGACACACATAATGTGGTGAGAACAAGTCGCTACCTATGCAATTAagaaaggcagtaagaaaagcaATATATATGTCATAACAAGAACTGAGAAGAGCTGGAGGGATGGTTTCCACAATGACAGCAGAGCAGCAGTGCTTCTCCCATCTATTTCATTCGTTTCCTGGGGGAGACGTCTCCATTGCTGGTGGCCGATTGCTGGGATGTGAACGCAAGGCTGGAAGGGGAGGGACATGGCATCTCTTGGCCATTTGAGGAAGTGCCCCCGGTATGCATCATACTTGGGCCAGGGAAATCGTAATACTGTGACGGGTAGGGGGGACTGTAGGATGTTCGGCCTCGTATGTCCTTCATGACTTCCAGGATGCCCTGCAAAACGTTGGTCTGGCTGCTTAGCTGCTCCTTTAGAGTTTGATCACTCGATTCCAGAGCACTGACCAATCTTCCAATGTCCTCGGCACTCTGCTCCATCTCATCTTTCCGGGCTGCAAGGTCCTCCTTGTAAGCACGCTCAAAAGAGGCTACCTCTTTGTGTGTGAGTTCAGAGAGTGTCCGGACAAGTTCACTGGTGGCCTGGGAGGTGACTTCCATAAGCTCCTTCAAAGtgtcccccctcctctttctctgcctGCAACGGAGATTCCGCATTCGCTCAGCAGCAGTCAGCGGTCGAGGGCGTAGATTTGGCGCTAGAGGAACAAACAGCAGAAAAGTGGATTGAATTAGTGCTGCATAATAACATAGGGAAcacagactagggtttgaatcttaCTGTTAATCCCAATTACAACAGATTCAACAAAGCAATGGCCAGAATCTTTTTAGCAATATCTGAAAGAATCCCACCTTACGTTTTCCCCAGAACTCACTGTGTCACTCCAATAGACTCCTCCACCCATTCGTTTGCTGTTGAAGAGTGGAGGCAATCAGAGACATCCGGCTATATTCCCACAGTCAGACACAGACTGatgacatcatctgctgagatctCTGGAGGACCCTGACAGAGGATTTCCTCAATCTGCATTTGGCTATGGGAACAGTAGAACATAGTCAGACACTTCTACAATTCTGCCCCCCACCTACCATGTAATGGCTGATGGAAGTGGGTTATGAAAGCAACACAGTGAGTCCTTTAACAGAGAAATCATAGTGGAGTTCCACAGATGGAGCACTTACATTATACTCAAGTATGTAGACTATTGGCCTTACTTatgtgtgttgactcaccattcaatcaGGGATTGACCAAGTCTACTCTATTCAATATGATTCAGAATGAGGATTGTCAGAAGCTGTACTACAACAAGGGTGTGCTGtgcacaaataaatacataaataaataaaaatccagacTTGCTACCAACAGGAGACCTGCTTAGCCCTACCAAAATCTTGAAATTTCACTGGACAATATATGACTTTTAAGGGGCCCAaatgacctaaaggcaccagattccatctgatcctggatgttaagcagtgtcagccctggttagtattggaatgggagatcatcaatgaataccaggtgctgtaggctatattttggagaagaaactggcaaaaccacctctgaatattccttgcttacgAAAAACTGTCAAAtgcatggagtcaccataagttgacaggcaactgaaaggcatatacacacatacacaagcctTCATTTTATATCGAAATGGGCTATAGGCTTCAATGTCCTCCCCTTGTCCCTATTGCAAACTGTGACTCTTAACTTCTTGTCCCCGAGAACAATTCCTTACACACCACTTACAATAATACATCAATTTATCTCTCTTTGTTTCCTATTTATCCAAAGACAAATATATCCAGATGTCCATGGACAGCTGAAACAACAGAGTGTATGAAAGCCCTTAGATAGGACACAAAGCCACACAAAACTCACCAGAGATCAAGTCACTGGGTGGCAAAGGATCTATGGGGGTGCCTGGGCCAGCACTCCCATCCATGGATATATCGGAGTGTGCTGCTGGAGAGGGGACTTGATTTTCCATGTTGGCTTCACTCTGCTGAGATCCAGCAGATTCAGGCAACAGTAGACAGTCCCCATCAGGTTCTTCAAAAGTCCCTTTGTCACTTTTTCCTAGTGAGGACGTTGGCTCGTAGGCTGCATCCTGTGTTTCCCGGTGTTCCCGGCGTCGACGGTCAACGGGTGGCCTGGCGTTGCTGCCTGAAAGCCGCGGAACAACCAGATTTTGCTTGATGCAAAGAAAGCGGTTAAGTTCTTCATAATATGGCCAGACACGGCGCCCGTGCCCGGCGTTGCTGTTCCCATCTACTATCTCTTTGAAGCCACGCCGAAGCACCTTTGCACGCTCCCGGCACTGCTCCCAATCCCTGTTGTACCCCCGGGCTCGCATTTCATCTGCTATCCATTGGAACTGCGCCACTGTACGGTAGTTTGATGCCAGGGCACTCTGGACAGCATCATCGCCCCACACCTGGATGAAGGCCCGGGTTTCCTCATCAGTCCAAACGGGTTGGCGCCTGGATTTTGTGGCAGAGGAAGAGCCCTGCGAAGAAGCCGTCATTGTGCCGTGATTCGGCATTGGCACGGTCTCTGGAAGGGTATCAGACAACATGGTGTGCTCCAGGGATGACACGGTGATATTGGTagcaggatattttttaaaatggcagcagGAAACCTCTGAATTGATTTGGGTGGAGTAAAAGGAGCACTAGTAGGGGAGGGGGTGTAACAAAGAAGCTCCTAATGATAGAGTGCGGATAAAGAGAGATGGGATGCTCTGTACAATGCACTCTATGATCACGCTGGCAATTCCCCCGCTGAGACATGTGCATCTCACACAAATGTTACAAGAGACACGCATCTCACATCTTTGTTCCCGCAAGTTGGCCTGCAAAGAAAACACGTGTAACCTCAAGAAAATGACACGGGAGTCTGCATTCCGACATGCGAAAAAAAAGATATGTGACAACAGTGTGATACACGTGTCTAGCGTAACATGTGAAGTGGGCTTAATAGTCTGTCCCTCCTTAAGCCTTCACTAACTCTAAGCCCTTAGACAAACAACAGTACTGTAGTTTTAAAAGTTGAGCAAAATTTCCATAATACATTCCAATCAATACATTCTTTAAGAGCAAATTTCTAGACACACTTGGTTTTTAACCCTGCCTGACCAACATGCAAAGGAACAACTTACTCACCTGTATAACTGCCATCTGTGGAAATATAGGCCGCtcggggagaaaagaaaaacagataaaattaGAGATGAAGCTTTTTAGATGCCTGAAGATACCTGTAGGGAAAATATGACTGAATGTCATTAGGAAAGGGCAACCAATCACTCAGTTCACAGAATGGTTATCCTATGAAAATGAGGGCTGGAAATCTGATTGAATGATGAGTCAAAATAAAGAACCACAGGTTCTCTTTGGAATCCAAGTTTTAAGTACATAGCCATCAAAAACCAACAtaaaaaaactttccaagaatATAGATACTAATAATACTTACCAAGAGTATAGGTTTAGCTCAGGGCTTAAATTGAACTGCATACTGTGTATGCATGagtacagggggggggggggaccacaatAACTGCAGCAACAAAAGGTGAATCCCTAATGCAGCCAACAActgttggattttttttgtttgtttgttttatttacagtACAACTCCGGTATCCATGGGACTGGTACCTGTAGTTTCATTTacccacatctgaaaaaatatgtttatcTGAAAAAAtgtctaggcattttctaggtcctcaaGTGTAA from Sceloporus undulatus isolate JIND9_A2432 ecotype Alabama chromosome 2, SceUnd_v1.1, whole genome shotgun sequence includes the following:
- the LOC121923994 gene encoding uncharacterized protein LOC121923994 isoform X2 is translated as MPNHGTMTASSQGSSSATKSRRQPVWTDEETRAFIQVWGDDAVQSALASNYRTVAQFQWIADEMRARGYNRDWEQCRERAKVLRRGFKEIVDGNSNAGHGRRVWPYYEELNRFLCIKQNLVVPRLSGSNARPPVDRRRREHRETQDAAYEPTSSLGKSDKGTFEEPDGDCLLLPESAGSQQSEANMENQVPSPAAHSDISMDGSAGPGTPIDPLPPSDLISAPNLRPRPLTAAERMRNLRCRQRKRRGDTLKELMEVTSQATSELVRTLSELTHKEVASFERAYKEDLAARKDEMEQSAEDIGRLVSALESSDQTLKEQLSSQTNVLQGILEVMKDIRGRTSYSPPYPSQYYDFPGPSMMHTGGTSSNGQEMPCPSPSSLAFTSQQSATSNGDVSPRKRMK
- the LOC121923994 gene encoding uncharacterized protein LOC121923994 isoform X1, encoding MLSDTLPETVPMPNHGTMTASSQGSSSATKSRRQPVWTDEETRAFIQVWGDDAVQSALASNYRTVAQFQWIADEMRARGYNRDWEQCRERAKVLRRGFKEIVDGNSNAGHGRRVWPYYEELNRFLCIKQNLVVPRLSGSNARPPVDRRRREHRETQDAAYEPTSSLGKSDKGTFEEPDGDCLLLPESAGSQQSEANMENQVPSPAAHSDISMDGSAGPGTPIDPLPPSDLISAPNLRPRPLTAAERMRNLRCRQRKRRGDTLKELMEVTSQATSELVRTLSELTHKEVASFERAYKEDLAARKDEMEQSAEDIGRLVSALESSDQTLKEQLSSQTNVLQGILEVMKDIRGRTSYSPPYPSQYYDFPGPSMMHTGGTSSNGQEMPCPSPSSLAFTSQQSATSNGDVSPRKRMK